A window of the Pseudomonas gozinkensis genome harbors these coding sequences:
- a CDS encoding segregation and condensation protein A, translated as MEVFLEAFEGPLDLLLYLIRKQNINILDIPVAEITRQYMGYVELMQSVRLELAAEYLVMAAMLAEIKSRMLLPRAETVEDEEDDPRAELIRRLQEYERFKAAAEGIDGLSRVGRDVIVPKLDAPEARARKLLPDVALEEILMSMAEVLRRGDMFESHQVSREALSTRERMSDVLERLKGGGFVPFVELFTAEEGKLGVVVTFMAILELVKESLIELVQNEPFAAIHVRARAE; from the coding sequence CTGGAAGTCTTCCTCGAAGCCTTCGAAGGCCCGCTCGACCTGCTGCTGTACCTGATCCGCAAACAGAACATCAATATCCTCGACATCCCGGTGGCGGAAATCACCCGCCAGTACATGGGTTATGTCGAGCTGATGCAGTCGGTGCGCCTGGAACTGGCCGCCGAGTACCTGGTGATGGCCGCGATGCTGGCCGAGATCAAGTCGCGGATGCTGCTGCCCCGGGCCGAAACCGTCGAGGACGAAGAAGACGACCCGCGCGCCGAACTGATCCGCCGCCTGCAGGAATACGAACGCTTCAAGGCCGCCGCCGAAGGCATCGACGGCCTTAGCCGGGTCGGTCGCGACGTGATCGTGCCCAAGCTCGACGCCCCGGAAGCCCGTGCGCGCAAGCTGTTGCCGGACGTGGCACTGGAAGAAATCCTGATGTCCATGGCCGAAGTGCTGCGCCGGGGCGACATGTTCGAAAGCCATCAGGTCAGCCGCGAGGCGCTGTCCACCCGCGAGCGCATGAGCGATGTGCTGGAGCGGCTCAAGGGCGGCGGGTTTGTGCCGTTCGTCGAGCTGTTCACCGCCGAGGAGGGCAAGCTCGGGGTGGTGGTGACCTTCATGGCGATCCTTGAACTGGTCAAGGAATCCCTGATCGAGCTGGTGCAGAATGAGCCGTTCGCCGCGATCCACGTGCGAGCCCGAGCCGAATAA
- the scpB gene encoding SMC-Scp complex subunit ScpB — protein MNLTEPRELASLLEAFLLASGKPQSLERLYELFEEGERPEPPVFKKALTLLGKSCEGRAFELKEVASGYRLQIREKFAPWVGRLWEERPQRYSRALLETMALIAYRQPITRGEIEDVRGVAVNTNIVKTLIEREWIRIVGYRDVPGKPAMFATTKAFLDHFNLKNLDDLPPLAELREIEADPVLDFDDAPVPPGLQELADASAEPEEPKEETSFHTLLLELDSMEEGIKTDFDDLLRDGVGGESMPSGVEYDPVEPSVEGESESEFEPEFESESEFEPEPEQEDDVLGVAEAREKLLAAVARLEQPAPEPAAEEELSEEEAEARALAEAIEAERREFED, from the coding sequence ATGAACCTGACTGAACCCCGCGAGCTGGCGTCCCTGCTTGAAGCCTTTCTGTTGGCCTCGGGAAAGCCGCAATCCCTTGAGCGCCTGTATGAACTGTTCGAGGAAGGCGAACGCCCGGAACCGCCGGTCTTCAAAAAAGCCCTGACCCTGCTCGGCAAATCCTGCGAGGGCCGGGCGTTCGAGCTCAAGGAAGTCGCCTCCGGCTATCGCCTGCAAATCCGCGAGAAGTTCGCGCCTTGGGTCGGCCGTTTGTGGGAAGAACGTCCGCAGCGTTACTCCCGGGCACTGCTGGAAACCATGGCGCTGATCGCCTATCGCCAGCCGATCACCCGGGGCGAAATCGAGGACGTGCGGGGCGTGGCGGTCAACACCAACATCGTCAAGACGTTGATCGAGCGCGAGTGGATCCGCATCGTCGGTTACCGCGATGTGCCGGGCAAACCGGCGATGTTCGCCACCACAAAGGCGTTTCTCGACCACTTCAACCTGAAGAACCTCGACGACCTGCCGCCGCTGGCCGAGCTGCGCGAGATCGAGGCGGACCCGGTGCTCGACTTCGACGACGCCCCCGTGCCGCCGGGCTTGCAGGAGCTGGCCGACGCCAGCGCCGAGCCGGAAGAGCCGAAAGAGGAAACCAGTTTTCACACGCTGCTGCTGGAGCTGGACAGCATGGAGGAGGGGATCAAGACCGACTTCGACGACTTGCTGCGTGACGGGGTGGGCGGTGAATCGATGCCGAGCGGGGTTGAGTACGATCCGGTCGAGCCGTCGGTTGAGGGTGAGTCCGAATCTGAATTCGAGCCTGAATTTGAGTCCGAGTCAGAATTCGAGCCTGAGCCAGAGCAGGAAGACGATGTGCTCGGCGTGGCCGAGGCCCGGGAAAAGCTGCTGGCCGCCGTCGCCCGGCTCGAACAGCCCGCACCGGAACCCGCCGCCGAGGAAGAACTGAGCGAAGAAGAGGCCGAAGCCCGCGCACTGGCCGAAGCCATCGAAGCCGAACGCCGCGAGTTCGAGGATTGA
- a CDS encoding DUF1289 domain-containing protein has protein sequence MTSTKDPCISVCKFSDDICLGCGRSKREIRAWKKLDKDDKRTVLAEAALRLIKLGATGRRKKK, from the coding sequence ATGACCTCGACCAAGGACCCGTGCATCAGCGTCTGTAAGTTCAGCGACGACATCTGTCTGGGCTGCGGCCGTAGCAAGCGCGAGATCCGGGCCTGGAAGAAACTCGACAAGGACGACAAGCGCACCGTACTGGCCGAAGCCGCGCTGCGTCTGATCAAGCTCGGGGCCACCGGTCGGCGGAAAAAGAAATAA
- the rluB gene encoding 23S rRNA pseudouridine(2605) synthase RluB, with protein sequence MSDINQKDDQEIGPAGEKLQKVLARIGVGSRRDVESWIAAGRIKVNGKDATLGLRVDMHDAITIDGKVIKREEAAESVRRVIMYNKPDGEICTRDDPEGRPTVFDKLPRPKEGRWINIGRLDINTTGLLMFTTDGELANRLMHPSYEMDREYAVRVRGEVDDEMIERLKAGVVLEDGPARFTDIQQAPGGEGFNHWYHCVVMEGRNREVRRLWESQGLVVSRLKRVRFGPVFLNSDLPMGRWREMSQYEVDVLSAEVGLTPVAMPQLNAKSKDKLDRMQRKSSRPMARTERVRTLRPANGAPIGAGPRPVREPQIEGERPGRKPAARPDGERGPRTPRPANGRTERGEGRGTPVADRPVDTKRPAKPSPKRPGIKLADDDKPSGKRRGAPSGSGQRPGFGRKKPE encoded by the coding sequence ATGAGTGACATCAATCAGAAAGACGACCAGGAAATCGGCCCAGCAGGCGAAAAGCTGCAGAAAGTCCTCGCCCGTATCGGCGTCGGCTCGCGCCGTGACGTTGAATCCTGGATCGCTGCCGGCCGGATCAAGGTCAATGGCAAAGACGCCACCCTGGGTCTGCGTGTCGACATGCACGACGCAATCACCATTGATGGCAAGGTCATCAAGCGCGAAGAAGCCGCCGAGTCGGTGCGCCGCGTGATCATGTACAACAAGCCCGATGGCGAAATCTGCACCCGTGACGACCCGGAAGGCCGTCCGACCGTGTTCGACAAGCTGCCGCGTCCGAAAGAAGGTCGCTGGATCAACATCGGTCGTCTCGACATCAACACCACCGGTCTGCTGATGTTCACCACCGATGGTGAACTGGCCAACCGTCTGATGCACCCGTCCTACGAAATGGACCGTGAATACGCGGTTCGTGTACGTGGCGAAGTCGACGACGAGATGATCGAGCGTCTGAAGGCCGGCGTTGTGCTGGAAGACGGCCCGGCGCGTTTCACCGACATTCAACAGGCACCGGGCGGCGAAGGCTTCAACCACTGGTATCACTGCGTGGTGATGGAAGGCCGTAACCGTGAAGTACGTCGCCTGTGGGAATCCCAGGGCCTGGTGGTCAGCCGCCTGAAGCGCGTGCGTTTCGGTCCGGTGTTCCTCAACTCCGATCTGCCGATGGGCCGCTGGCGCGAAATGAGCCAGTACGAAGTCGACGTGCTGAGTGCCGAAGTCGGTCTGACCCCGGTGGCCATGCCGCAACTGAACGCCAAGAGCAAAGACAAGCTCGACCGCATGCAGCGCAAGTCGTCGCGTCCGATGGCCCGTACCGAGCGCGTGCGCACCCTGCGTCCGGCCAACGGTGCACCGATTGGCGCCGGTCCGCGTCCGGTCCGCGAGCCGCAGATCGAAGGCGAGCGTCCGGGTCGCAAGCCGGCAGCGCGTCCGGATGGCGAGCGCGGTCCACGCACTCCGCGTCCGGCCAATGGCCGTACCGAGCGTGGCGAAGGTCGCGGTACGCCGGTGGCGGATCGTCCAGTCGACACCAAGCGTCCGGCCAAGCCGTCGCCGAAGCGTCCGGGCATCAAGCTGGCTGACGATGACAAGCCGTCGGGCAAGCGCCGTGGCGCACCGTCCGGTTCCGGCCAGCGTCCGGGTTTCGGTCGCAAGAAGCCGGAATAA
- a CDS encoding amino acid permease: MSGQNSQSGELKRGLKNRHIQLIALGGAIGTGLFLGSAGVLKSAGPSMILGYAICGFIAFMIMRQLGEMIVEEPVAGSFSHFAHKYWGGFAGFLSGWNCWILYILVGMSELTAVGKYIHYWAPEIPSWVTAAAFFVLINAINLANVKVFGEAEFWFAIIKVVAIVGMIALGSYLLVSGHGGPQASVSNLWSHGGFFPNGVSGLVMAMAIIMFSFGGLEMLGFTAAEADKPKTVIPKAINQVIYRILIFYIGALVILLSLTPWDSLLETLNASGDSYSGSPFVQVFSMLGSNTAAHILNFVVLTAALSVYNSGTYCNSRMLLGMAEQGDAPKALAKIDKRGVPVRSILASAAVTLVAVLLNYLIPQHALELLMSLVVATLVINWAMISFSHFKFRQHMNKTNQKPLFKALWYPYGNYICLAFVLFILGVMLLIPGIQISVYAIPVWVVFMWACYVIKNKRSDQRAVLGAAAK, translated from the coding sequence ATGAGTGGACAAAACTCGCAATCAGGCGAGCTGAAACGCGGCCTGAAAAATCGCCATATTCAACTGATCGCCCTCGGTGGCGCGATCGGTACCGGATTGTTCCTCGGCTCGGCCGGGGTGCTGAAATCCGCCGGCCCGTCGATGATCCTCGGCTATGCCATCTGCGGCTTCATCGCCTTCATGATCATGCGCCAGCTCGGCGAAATGATCGTCGAAGAGCCGGTGGCCGGTTCCTTCAGCCACTTCGCGCACAAATACTGGGGCGGCTTCGCCGGTTTCCTGTCGGGCTGGAACTGCTGGATTCTGTACATCCTGGTGGGCATGTCGGAGCTGACTGCCGTCGGCAAATACATCCACTACTGGGCGCCGGAGATCCCGAGCTGGGTCACTGCCGCCGCGTTCTTCGTGCTGATCAATGCGATCAACCTGGCCAACGTCAAAGTCTTCGGTGAAGCCGAATTCTGGTTCGCGATCATCAAGGTCGTGGCGATTGTCGGCATGATCGCCCTGGGCAGCTATCTGCTGGTCAGCGGCCATGGCGGCCCGCAGGCTTCGGTCAGCAACCTGTGGTCCCACGGCGGCTTCTTCCCCAACGGCGTCAGCGGTCTGGTGATGGCCATGGCGATCATCATGTTCTCCTTCGGTGGTCTGGAAATGCTCGGTTTTACCGCAGCCGAAGCCGACAAGCCGAAAACCGTGATCCCGAAAGCCATCAACCAGGTGATCTACCGGATCCTGATTTTCTACATCGGCGCACTGGTGATCCTGCTGTCGCTGACCCCGTGGGACAGCCTGCTGGAAACCCTCAACGCTTCCGGTGATTCCTACAGCGGCAGCCCGTTCGTGCAGGTGTTCTCGATGCTCGGCAGCAACACCGCCGCGCACATCCTCAACTTCGTGGTCCTGACCGCGGCATTGTCGGTGTACAACAGCGGCACCTACTGCAACAGCCGCATGCTGCTGGGCATGGCCGAGCAGGGCGATGCGCCGAAAGCGCTGGCGAAGATCGACAAGCGCGGCGTGCCGGTGCGTTCGATCCTGGCGTCGGCGGCGGTAACTCTGGTTGCGGTGTTGCTCAACTACCTGATCCCGCAACACGCGCTGGAACTGCTGATGTCGCTGGTGGTTGCAACGCTGGTGATCAACTGGGCGATGATCAGCTTCTCGCACTTCAAGTTCCGCCAGCACATGAACAAGACCAACCAGAAGCCGCTGTTCAAGGCGCTGTGGTACCCGTACGGCAACTACATCTGCCTGGCGTTCGTCCTGTTCATCCTCGGCGTGATGTTGCTGATCCCGGGCATTCAGATCTCGGTGTACGCGATTCCGGTGTGGGTGGTGTTCATGTGGGCCTGCTACGTGATCAAGAACAAGCGCAGCGATCAACGCGCGGTGCTTGGGGCCGCGGCCAAGTAG
- a CDS encoding pentapeptide repeat-containing protein, translating into MDQVQTHYEVEGDALTRDDVLALIESQRLPLRFVGVDFTDVDLSRLTLDRAEFQRCTLLRTQFLGARLEATQWKGCRGAHAVFEAAQLLEASFSSCDLNNTRWQRAKLAQVAFTGCKLTGANFSHTSSLGLSFSETRLNSAFLAGMSFARTTLNGLDFSDADLSDADFRKAEFVECSLAHARINGARFTDADLRGADLSGFRLNDAKLFKGAVISRAQASMLLSELGLSVA; encoded by the coding sequence ATGGATCAGGTGCAAACGCACTACGAGGTCGAGGGAGACGCGCTGACGCGTGACGATGTGCTGGCGCTGATCGAGTCTCAGCGCCTGCCGCTGCGGTTTGTCGGGGTGGATTTCACCGATGTCGATCTGTCGCGCCTGACACTGGATCGCGCCGAGTTCCAGCGTTGTACCTTGCTGCGCACGCAATTTCTCGGTGCCCGCCTTGAGGCGACTCAATGGAAGGGCTGTCGAGGTGCCCACGCGGTGTTCGAAGCGGCCCAGTTGCTGGAGGCTTCATTCAGCAGCTGCGATTTGAATAACACCCGCTGGCAGCGGGCGAAACTGGCACAGGTCGCTTTCACGGGCTGCAAGTTGACCGGTGCCAACTTCAGTCACACGTCCAGTCTGGGCCTGTCGTTCAGTGAGACCCGGCTCAATAGCGCGTTTCTGGCCGGCATGTCGTTCGCCCGCACGACGTTGAACGGTCTGGATTTCTCCGATGCGGACTTGAGTGATGCCGACTTTCGCAAGGCCGAGTTCGTCGAGTGCAGCCTGGCTCACGCACGCATCAACGGCGCGAGGTTCACGGATGCCGATTTGCGTGGCGCCGACCTGAGCGGTTTTCGGCTCAACGATGCCAAACTGTTCAAAGGTGCGGTGATTTCCCGGGCCCAGGCGTCGATGCTGTTGTCCGAACTGGGGTTGTCTGTCGCTTAG
- the arfB gene encoding alternative ribosome rescue aminoacyl-tRNA hydrolase ArfB encodes MLVISNNVHLPDAEIELTYIRAQGAGGQNVNKVSSAVHLRFDIPASSLPEFYKERLLALRDSRITGDGVLIIKAQQYRTQEQNRADALERLTELILSATKVEKKRRPTKPTLGSKKRRLESKTKRGSIKAGRGKVDF; translated from the coding sequence ATGCTGGTGATTTCCAACAATGTGCATCTGCCGGATGCCGAGATCGAACTGACGTACATCCGCGCCCAGGGTGCCGGTGGGCAGAACGTCAACAAGGTCTCCAGTGCCGTGCACCTGCGCTTCGACATTCCGGCCTCGTCCTTGCCCGAGTTCTACAAGGAGCGGCTCCTGGCGCTGCGCGACAGTCGCATCACCGGCGACGGTGTGCTGATCATCAAGGCCCAGCAATACCGTACGCAGGAACAGAATCGCGCCGATGCGCTGGAGCGTCTGACCGAGTTGATCCTCAGCGCCACCAAAGTCGAGAAGAAACGCCGGCCGACGAAGCCGACGCTGGGTTCAAAGAAACGTCGGCTCGAGTCGAAGACCAAACGCGGCAGCATCAAGGCCGGGCGCGGCAAGGTGGATTTCTAG
- a CDS encoding MFS transporter, translating into MPEPQRPLAVTLQVVSIVLFTFIGYLNIGIPLAVLPGYVHSDLGFGAVIAGLVISVQYLATLLSRPYAGKIIDNQGSKRAVMIGLAGCGLSGVFMLISAWTPNLPLLSLISLFVGRLVLGSAESLVGSGSIGWGIGRVGAANTAKVISWNGIASYGALAVGAPLGVWLVSRFGLWSMGVSILLLATLGLLLAWPKTAAPIVAGERLPFMHVLGRVFPHGCGLALGSIGFGTIATFITLYYATQHWDNAVLCLSLFGASFIGARLLFGNLINRLGGFRVAIACLSVETLGLLLLWLAPDAHWALAGAALSGFGFSLVFPALGVEAVNLVPASSRGAAVGAYSLFIDLSLGITGPLAGAIAAGFGFASIFLFAALAALSGLALSVYLYRHTAKYRED; encoded by the coding sequence ATGCCAGAACCCCAGCGCCCCCTGGCGGTCACGCTGCAAGTCGTTTCCATCGTCCTGTTCACCTTCATCGGCTACCTGAACATCGGCATTCCGCTGGCGGTGCTGCCCGGCTACGTGCACAGCGACCTGGGCTTCGGCGCGGTCATCGCCGGGCTGGTGATCAGCGTGCAATACCTTGCCACCCTGCTCAGCCGTCCGTATGCCGGCAAGATTATCGACAACCAGGGCAGCAAACGTGCGGTGATGATTGGCCTGGCCGGGTGCGGTTTGAGCGGTGTGTTCATGCTGATTTCGGCGTGGACACCCAACCTGCCGCTGCTGAGCCTGATCAGTCTGTTCGTCGGCCGTCTGGTACTGGGCAGCGCGGAAAGCCTGGTCGGCTCAGGCTCGATCGGCTGGGGCATCGGCCGTGTCGGCGCCGCCAACACCGCCAAGGTCATCTCGTGGAACGGTATCGCCAGTTACGGCGCACTGGCGGTCGGCGCGCCGCTGGGGGTGTGGCTGGTCAGCCGTTTCGGTCTGTGGAGCATGGGTGTGAGCATTCTGCTGCTGGCCACGCTGGGGCTGCTGCTGGCCTGGCCGAAAACCGCCGCGCCGATCGTGGCCGGCGAGCGTCTGCCGTTCATGCATGTTCTCGGTCGCGTCTTCCCCCACGGCTGCGGACTGGCGCTGGGCTCGATCGGTTTCGGCACCATCGCCACCTTCATTACCCTGTATTACGCCACGCAGCACTGGGATAACGCGGTGCTGTGCCTGAGCCTGTTCGGCGCCAGCTTCATCGGTGCGCGACTGCTGTTCGGCAACCTGATCAACCGCCTCGGCGGCTTTCGCGTGGCGATTGCCTGTCTGTCGGTGGAAACACTGGGTCTGCTGTTGTTGTGGCTCGCGCCAGACGCGCACTGGGCATTGGCCGGCGCGGCATTGAGCGGTTTCGGTTTCTCGCTGGTATTCCCGGCGCTGGGCGTGGAAGCCGTAAACCTGGTGCCAGCCTCCAGCCGTGGAGCGGCAGTCGGGGCCTATTCGCTGTTCATCGACTTGTCACTGGGCATCACCGGGCCTCTGGCCGGAGCCATTGCAGCGGGCTTCGGTTTTGCCTCGATCTTCCTGTTCGCCGCCCTCGCCGCATTGAGCGGTCTGGCATTGAGCGTCTATCTCTACCGCCACACGGCGAAGTACCGCGAAGACTAG
- a CDS encoding amino acid aminotransferase — protein sequence MHFDAIGRVPGDPILGLMEAYAQDSNPRKFDLGVGVYKDAQGLTPIPEAVKIAEARLVESQDTKTYIGGHGNPLFGKVINELVLGADSALIAGQRAGATQTPGGTGALRLAADFIAQCLPGKGVWLSNPTWPIHETIFAAAGVKISHYPYVGSDNRLDVDAMLAVLNEVPKGDVVLLHACCHNPTGFDLSHDDWQRVLDVVRRRDLLPLIDFAYQGFGDGLEQDAWSTRLFAAELPELLITSSCSKNFGLYRDRTGALIVSAKTADKLIDIRSQLAHIARNLWSTPPDHGAAVVATILADPELKRRWADEVEAMRLRIAQLRSGLVEALEPHGLRERFAHIGVQRGMFSYTGLSPEQVKNLREHHSVYMVSSGRANVAGIDATRLDLLAEAIANVCK from the coding sequence ATGCACTTCGACGCCATCGGCCGGGTGCCCGGCGACCCGATCCTCGGCCTGATGGAGGCCTACGCGCAGGACTCCAATCCGCGCAAGTTCGATCTCGGCGTGGGTGTCTACAAGGACGCCCAGGGCCTGACGCCGATTCCCGAAGCGGTGAAAATCGCCGAGGCGCGTCTGGTCGAGAGCCAGGACACCAAGACTTACATCGGAGGCCACGGCAATCCGCTGTTCGGCAAGGTCATCAACGAGCTGGTGCTCGGTGCCGATTCGGCACTGATCGCCGGGCAACGCGCCGGCGCCACCCAGACTCCGGGTGGCACTGGCGCCTTGCGTCTGGCGGCGGACTTCATCGCGCAATGCCTGCCGGGCAAAGGCGTATGGCTGAGCAACCCGACCTGGCCGATCCACGAAACGATTTTCGCGGCGGCCGGGGTCAAGATCAGCCATTACCCGTACGTCGGCAGCGACAACCGCCTCGACGTCGACGCGATGCTCGCCGTGCTCAATGAAGTACCAAAAGGCGATGTGGTGCTGCTGCACGCATGCTGCCACAACCCGACCGGTTTCGACCTGAGTCACGACGACTGGCAGCGGGTGCTGGACGTGGTACGTCGTCGCGATCTGCTGCCGTTGATCGACTTTGCCTACCAGGGCTTTGGCGACGGTCTGGAGCAGGATGCGTGGTCGACCCGGCTGTTCGCCGCCGAGTTACCCGAGCTGCTGATCACCAGTTCCTGCTCGAAGAACTTCGGCCTGTATCGCGACCGTACCGGTGCGTTGATCGTCAGCGCGAAAACCGCTGACAAGCTCATCGACATTCGCAGCCAGCTGGCGCACATCGCCCGTAACCTGTGGTCGACGCCGCCGGATCACGGCGCGGCTGTGGTCGCCACGATCCTCGCCGACCCGGAGCTGAAACGTCGCTGGGCCGACGAAGTGGAAGCCATGCGTCTGCGCATCGCCCAGCTGCGCAGCGGTCTGGTGGAAGCACTGGAGCCGCACGGCCTGCGCGAGCGATTTGCGCACATTGGCGTGCAACGCGGGATGTTCTCCTACACCGGCCTGTCGCCGGAACAGGTGAAGAACCTGCGCGAGCATCACAGCGTGTACATGGTCAGCTCGGGCCGGGCCAACGTCGCGGGAATTGATGCGACGCGCCTCGACTTGCTGGCCGAAGCGATCGCCAACGTCTGCAAATAA
- a CDS encoding 4a-hydroxytetrahydrobiopterin dehydratase, whose protein sequence is MSTLNQAHCEACRADAPQVSDEELPILIKQIPDWNIEVRDSIMQLEKVFLFKNFKHALAFTNAVGEISEAEGHHPGLLTEWGKVTVTWWSHSIKGLHRNDFIMAARTDEVAKTAEGRK, encoded by the coding sequence ATGTCCACTTTGAACCAAGCCCATTGCGAAGCGTGCCGTGCCGATGCCCCACAAGTCAGCGATGAAGAACTGCCGATCCTGATCAAGCAGATCCCTGACTGGAACATCGAAGTACGCGACAGCATCATGCAGCTGGAAAAGGTCTTCCTGTTCAAGAACTTCAAACACGCGCTGGCCTTCACCAACGCCGTCGGCGAGATCTCCGAGGCTGAAGGTCACCACCCGGGCCTGCTGACCGAATGGGGCAAAGTCACCGTGACCTGGTGGAGCCACTCGATCAAGGGTCTGCACCGCAACGACTTCATCATGGCCGCGCGCACTGACGAAGTGGCCAAGACCGCAGAAGGACGCAAGTAA
- the phhA gene encoding phenylalanine 4-monooxygenase produces MKQTQYVAREPDAQGFIDYPAEEHAVWNTLITRQMKVIEGRACQEYLDGIEKLGLPHDRIPQLGEINKVLGETTGWQVARVPALIPFQTFFELLASKQFPVATFIRTREELDYLQEPDIFHEIFGHCPLLTNPWFAEFTHTYGKLGLQATKEERVYLARLYWMTIEFGLVDTPQGKRIYGGGILSSPKETVYSLSDEPEHQAFDPLEAMRTPYRIDILQPLYFVLPNLKRLFDLAHEDIMAMVKQGMQLGLHAPKFPPKPKAA; encoded by the coding sequence ATGAAGCAGACGCAATACGTGGCCCGCGAGCCCGATGCGCAAGGTTTTATCGACTACCCCGCCGAAGAACACGCGGTGTGGAACACGCTGATTACCCGCCAGATGAAAGTGATCGAGGGTCGCGCGTGCCAGGAATACCTGGACGGTATCGAAAAACTCGGTCTGCCCCACGACCGCATCCCGCAACTGGGCGAGATCAACAAGGTGCTCGGCGAGACCACCGGCTGGCAGGTTGCCCGCGTTCCCGCGCTGATCCCCTTCCAGACCTTTTTCGAATTGCTCGCCAGCAAGCAGTTTCCGGTGGCCACGTTCATTCGCACCCGTGAAGAGCTGGACTACTTGCAAGAGCCGGACATTTTCCACGAGATCTTTGGCCACTGCCCGCTGTTGACCAATCCGTGGTTCGCCGAATTTACCCACACCTACGGCAAGCTCGGCCTGCAAGCGACCAAGGAAGAACGCGTTTATCTGGCGCGCCTGTACTGGATGACCATCGAGTTCGGCCTGGTCGACACGCCGCAGGGCAAACGCATCTACGGCGGCGGCATCCTGTCCTCGCCGAAGGAAACCGTTTACAGCCTGTCGGACGAGCCCGAGCATCAAGCCTTCGATCCGCTGGAAGCCATGCGCACGCCGTACCGCATCGACATTCTGCAACCGCTGTATTTTGTCCTGCCGAACCTCAAGCGCCTGTTCGACCTGGCCCACGAAGACATCATGGCCATGGTCAAGCAAGGCATGCAGTTGGGTCTGCACGCACCAAAATTTCCGCCAAAACCAAAAGCTGCGTGA